Proteins encoded within one genomic window of Brassica rapa cultivar Chiifu-401-42 chromosome A09, CAAS_Brap_v3.01, whole genome shotgun sequence:
- the LOC103842164 gene encoding abscisic acid receptor PYL2, translating to MGFRHENIKHHIAPEKELYAILISFTNPPNLQQEGHLSLSHRTLTRSQPHTRHTCDLFIIMSSSPVVKGLTDEEHKTLEPVINTYHQFEPDPTTCTSLVAQRIDAPASVVWPLIRSFDNPQRYKHFVKSCRRVSGDGGVGSVREVTVISGIPASTSTERLEFLDDDHRVLSFRVVGGEHRLNNYKSVTSVNEFLNQDSGRVYTVVLESYTVDVPEGNTVEDTRMFVDTVVKLNLQKLGVIATAAPTHD from the coding sequence ATGGGTTTCAgacatgaaaatataaaacaccACATAGCTCCCGAGAAAGAACTGTATGCTATTCTCATCTCTTTCACAAACCCCCCCAATCTCCAGCAAGAAGGCCATCTCTCTCTGTCTCATCGAACCTTAACTCGCTCCCAGCCCCACACACGTCACACGTGTGATCTATTCATCATCATGAGCTCCTCCCCAGTCGTGAAAGGCCTAACCGACGAGGAGCACAAAACCCTCGAACCAGTTATCAATACTTACCACCAGTTCGAACCGGACCCAACCACTTGCACTTCTCTCGTAGCCCAAAGAATCGACGCTCCCGCCTCCGTGGTTTGGCCTCTCATCCGCAGCTTCGACAACCCACAACGCTACAAACACTTCGTCAAAAGCTGCCGACGCGTGTCGGGCGACGGCGGCGTCGGGAGCGTCCGGGAAGTTACTGTAATCTCCGGCATCCCAGCCTCCACCAGCACAGAGCGGCTCGAGTTTCTCGACGACGACCACCGTGTCCTGAGCTTTAGGGTTGTTGGTGGAGAGCACCGGCTTAACAACTACAAATCGGTGACGTCGGTCAACGAGTTCTTGAATCAAGATTCCGGAAGAGTCTACACGGTGGTTCTTGAATCCTACACGGTTGATGTTCCCGAGGGGAACACGGTAGAGGACACCAGAATGTTTGTGGACACTGTCGTCAAACTCAATCTTCAGAAACTCGGTGTTATCGCCACTGCTGCACCTACGCACGATTGA
- the LOC103842165 gene encoding F-box/kelch-repeat protein At2g22050-like — protein sequence MSPPPLMKVRKLSSFMAGKRPREDDNDPSLPSPFSWLPDELVLQCLLHVPKTYDLNLSYVSKTLRSLVRSPELLRLRSSLPKNSIYVYFRGKKTLKPKQYWFTLRPIQSSKREIEYQLIPVSNFPSHPFMYNSSAVAVGSEIFFVGGLSEPSSDLWILDTRSGELAQGPSMKVARTCDSVVGVINGKIHMIGGCLNKKIQVEVYDPKKRSWTVGEGPDERFRLRLMTTQLTASLGWNVYSAETAKINVYNARQGGRLETVKMPSDVVWCMCVVADLLYVYYFREGLMWLDAKSKIWKRVVGVGCNDLKALDVKFHDAVMAEYNGKLAILWPEAEGNHLVKPKIRIRCALIALDWVGDGMRGRIEWSGTVAEMPDNYSFHKIFVVSG from the coding sequence atgtctcctcctcctctgaTGAAAGTCAGAAAACTATCTTCATTCATGGCGGGCAAGAGACCAAGAGAAGATGATAATGATCCGTCGTTACCTTCACCATTTTCTTGGCTGCCCGACGAACTTGTTTTGCAGTGCTTACTCCACGTCCCAAAAACCTACGACCTAAACCTCTCTTACGTTTCCAAAACCCTAAGGTCTCTTGTTCGCTCTCCTGAGCTCCTCCGTTTGCGCTCTTCCCTCCCTAAAAACTCCATCTATGTCTACTTCCGCGGGAAAAAAACTCTTAAACCGAAACAATATTGGTTCACTCTCCGTCCGATTCAGAGCTCGAAACGGGAGATTGAGTATCAGTTGATTCCGGTTAGTAACTTCCCTTCTCATCCTTTTATGTACAACTCTTCAGCCGTAGCGGTTGGATCAGAGATATTCTTCGTTGGTGGATTATCCGAACCTTCTTCTGATCTTTGGATTCTTGATACTCGTTCGGGAGAGTTAGCTCAAGGACCAAGCATGAAGGTGGCTCGAACTTGTGACTCCGTTGTCGGAGTAATCAACGGGAAGATACACATGATCGGAGGGTGCCTAAACAAGAAGATTCAAGTCGAGGTTTACGATCCAAAAAAGCGAAGCTGGACAGTAGGCGAGGGTCCTGACGAGAGGTTTCGACTCAGACTAATGACGACGCAGTTAACTGCGTCGCTCGGTTGGAATGTTTATTCTGCTGAAACTGCGAAAATCAATGTGTACAATGCGAGACAAGGTGGAAGACTGGAGACTGTGAAGATGCCGAGTGATGTTGTCTGGTGCATGTGCGTGGTCGCTGATTTGCTTTATGTTTACTATTTTCGTGAAGGGTTGATGTGGCTTGATGCAAAGAGTAAGATATGGAAAAGAGTAGTTGGTGTTGGGTGTAATGATTTGAAGGCACTTGATGTTAAGTTTCATGACGCTGTAATGGCGGAATATAATGGAAAGCTGGCGATTTTGTGGCCCGAGGCCGAGGGTAATCATTTAGTTAAGCCGAAGATAAGGATTAGGTGTGCGTTGATCGCGTTGGATTGGGTTGGAGATGGAATGCGTGGGAGGATTGAGTGGTCTGGCACCGTAGCCGAAATGCCAGATAATTATTCTTTTCATAAAATTTTTGTTGTTTCTGGGTGA
- the LOC103249168 gene encoding protein EARLY FLOWERING 3 isoform X1: MKRGKEEEKRLEPMFPRLHVKDAEKGGPRAPPRNKMALYEQLSIPSQRFTSSDRVGGSLPPNTSPLLPPGPSSNQGTDNFVTQMPLMENVRTTSAQHDHQRKIAREEDDFAVPVFINSRRPGRGKSGLKRGVGLAANSATEDMDLASTSDRVDDGRINNGVESHMEASEEEGHGNLNDEYCTSGGGGYTSLQQEINNEEEASDDNSMVDSVSSLDVSPDEVVGVLGQKRFWRARKAIAKEGHSYIVQGACRDSLWILYCVFLASACWNMSPVSVWYCQQRVFAVQLFELHRLIKVQRLIAASPDVLVDDMSYVGKVAAKSYPVKKLHLPSGFLVKPPLPQVIKHRSSDYSEKTDQHKMECSAENVVGRLPNQGQGHHHQQPSNYMMPFATNQPNANGCYYPPQPPPPSGGNQQWLIPVMSPSEGLIYKPHPGPGPGHTGLVCGGYYGHFMPAPMFMGGGGGQPPPFHPGMGFPSHGNGYFPPYGGIMMNPYYSGQQQQQQPNEQMNNNIQQQSSVNEATSQQQQQPTKSYPRAKKSRQEGISGKKKSFQPFSAVDDDDDDDNDKINNAAPPTEEMMTTTTTTTTTVTQTTRDGAGVTRVIKVVPHNANLASENAARIFRSIQEERKQYYP, encoded by the exons atgaAGAGagggaaagaagaagagaagagattgGAACCGATGTTCCCTAGGCTACATGTGAAGGATGCAGAGAAAGGAGGGCCAAGAGCTCCTCCAAGAAACAAGATGGCTCTCTATGAGCAACTCAGCATCCCTTCTCAGAGGTTTACTAGTAGTGATCGTGTTGGGGGGTCTTTGCCCCCTAACACCTCCCCTTTGCTTCCTCCTGGACCATCATCTAACCAG GGAACTGATAACTTTGTCACGCAAATGCCCTTGATGGAAAATGTGCGGACTACTTCAGCACAGCATGATCATCAGAGGAAAATAGCTAGAGAGGAAGATGATTTCGCTGTTCCTGTATTTATTAACTCTAGAAGACCTGGCAGAGGCAAGAGTGGCTTAAAGCGAGGTGTTGGCTTGGCAGCTAACTCAGCTACTGAGGATATGGATCTTGCATCGACTAGTGACCGAGTAGATGATGGACGCATTAATAATGGAGTTGAGTCTCACATGGAGGCATCGGAAGAAGAAGGTCATGGTAATCTTAATGATGAGTACTGTACAAGTGGAGGAGGAGGATACACCTCTCTGCAACAAGAGATAAATAATGAAGAGGAGGCGAGTGATGATAATTCGATGGTGGATTCTGTTTCCAGCTTAGATGTCTCTCCTGATGAGGTTGTGGGAGTTTTGGGTCAAAAACGTTTCTGGAGAGCAAGGAAAGCTATTGCCAA GGAGGGACATTCGTACATAGTGCAAGGTGCCTGCCGAGACAGTTTATGGATTTTATACTGTGTCTTCTTAGCATCTGCTTGTTGGAACATGTCCCCTGTCTCGGTTTGGTATTG TCAACAAAGAGTATTTGCTGTTCAACTGTTTGAGCTGCACAGGCTGATTAAG GTACAAAGACTAATTGCTGCATCACCGGATGTTTTGGTCGATGACATGAGTTATGTTGGAAAAGTTGCTGCTAAAAGCTATCCAGTGAAGAAGCTCCACCTTCCATCAGGGTTTTTAGTAAAGCCTCCTCTACCACAGGTTATCAAACACAGAAGCAGCGACTACTCGGAGAAGACTGACCAACATAAAATGGAATGCTCAGCTGAGAACGTAGTTGGGAGGCTGCCAAACCAAGGTCAaggtcatcatcatcaacaacctTCCAACTACATGATGCCTTTTGCGACCAACCAACCCAATGCAAATGGATGTTACTATCCCCCTCAGCCTCCTCCTCCTTCGGGAGGTAACCAGCAATGGTTGATCCCTGTAATGTCTCCTTCCGAAGGGCTGATATACAAGCCGCACCCAGGTCCAGGTCCGGGGCACACAGGGCTGGTCTGTGGAGGGTATTATGGTCATTTCATGCCTGCACCAATGTTCatgggtggtggtggtggtcagCCTCCTCCGTTTCACCCGGGCATGGGATTCCCATCTCATGGTAATGGCTACTTTCCTCCATATGGTGGTATCATGATGAACCCTTACTATTCcggacaacaacaacaacaacaacccaaTGAACAAATGAACAACAACATCCAACAACAGAGCTCAGTGAATGAAGCGActtcacaacaacaacaacagccaACGAAATCTTATCCTCGGGCTAAAAAGAGCAGGCAAGAGGGAATCTCTGGTAAGAAGAAGTCCTTTCAACCATTCTCAGcggttgatgatgatgatgatgatgataatgacaAGATCAACAATGCTGCACCACCTACTGAGGAAATGATGACGACAACCACAACCACGACAACAACTGTTACTCAGACAACGAGAGATGGAGCAGGAGT
- the LOC103249168 gene encoding protein EARLY FLOWERING 3 isoform X2: protein MKRGKEEEKRLEPMFPRLHVKDAEKGGPRAPPRNKMALYEQLSIPSQRFTSSDRVGGSLPPNTSPLLPPGPSSNQGTDNFVTQMPLMENVRTTSAQHDHQRKIAREEDDFAVPVFINSRRPGRGKSGLKRGVGLAANSATEDMDLASTSDRVDDGRINNGVESHMEASEEEGHGNLNDEYCTSGGGGYTSLQQEINNEEEASDDNSMVDSVSSLDVSPDEVVGVLGQKRFWRARKAIANQQRVFAVQLFELHRLIKVQRLIAASPDVLVDDMSYVGKVAAKSYPVKKLHLPSGFLVKPPLPQVIKHRSSDYSEKTDQHKMECSAENVVGRLPNQGQGHHHQQPSNYMMPFATNQPNANGCYYPPQPPPPSGGNQQWLIPVMSPSEGLIYKPHPGPGPGHTGLVCGGYYGHFMPAPMFMGGGGGQPPPFHPGMGFPSHGNGYFPPYGGIMMNPYYSGQQQQQQPNEQMNNNIQQQSSVNEATSQQQQQPTKSYPRAKKSRQEGISGKKKSFQPFSAVDDDDDDDNDKINNAAPPTEEMMTTTTTTTTTVTQTTRDGAGVTRVIKVVPHNANLASENAARIFRSIQEERKQYYP, encoded by the exons atgaAGAGagggaaagaagaagagaagagattgGAACCGATGTTCCCTAGGCTACATGTGAAGGATGCAGAGAAAGGAGGGCCAAGAGCTCCTCCAAGAAACAAGATGGCTCTCTATGAGCAACTCAGCATCCCTTCTCAGAGGTTTACTAGTAGTGATCGTGTTGGGGGGTCTTTGCCCCCTAACACCTCCCCTTTGCTTCCTCCTGGACCATCATCTAACCAG GGAACTGATAACTTTGTCACGCAAATGCCCTTGATGGAAAATGTGCGGACTACTTCAGCACAGCATGATCATCAGAGGAAAATAGCTAGAGAGGAAGATGATTTCGCTGTTCCTGTATTTATTAACTCTAGAAGACCTGGCAGAGGCAAGAGTGGCTTAAAGCGAGGTGTTGGCTTGGCAGCTAACTCAGCTACTGAGGATATGGATCTTGCATCGACTAGTGACCGAGTAGATGATGGACGCATTAATAATGGAGTTGAGTCTCACATGGAGGCATCGGAAGAAGAAGGTCATGGTAATCTTAATGATGAGTACTGTACAAGTGGAGGAGGAGGATACACCTCTCTGCAACAAGAGATAAATAATGAAGAGGAGGCGAGTGATGATAATTCGATGGTGGATTCTGTTTCCAGCTTAGATGTCTCTCCTGATGAGGTTGTGGGAGTTTTGGGTCAAAAACGTTTCTGGAGAGCAAGGAAAGCTATTGCCAA TCAACAAAGAGTATTTGCTGTTCAACTGTTTGAGCTGCACAGGCTGATTAAG GTACAAAGACTAATTGCTGCATCACCGGATGTTTTGGTCGATGACATGAGTTATGTTGGAAAAGTTGCTGCTAAAAGCTATCCAGTGAAGAAGCTCCACCTTCCATCAGGGTTTTTAGTAAAGCCTCCTCTACCACAGGTTATCAAACACAGAAGCAGCGACTACTCGGAGAAGACTGACCAACATAAAATGGAATGCTCAGCTGAGAACGTAGTTGGGAGGCTGCCAAACCAAGGTCAaggtcatcatcatcaacaacctTCCAACTACATGATGCCTTTTGCGACCAACCAACCCAATGCAAATGGATGTTACTATCCCCCTCAGCCTCCTCCTCCTTCGGGAGGTAACCAGCAATGGTTGATCCCTGTAATGTCTCCTTCCGAAGGGCTGATATACAAGCCGCACCCAGGTCCAGGTCCGGGGCACACAGGGCTGGTCTGTGGAGGGTATTATGGTCATTTCATGCCTGCACCAATGTTCatgggtggtggtggtggtcagCCTCCTCCGTTTCACCCGGGCATGGGATTCCCATCTCATGGTAATGGCTACTTTCCTCCATATGGTGGTATCATGATGAACCCTTACTATTCcggacaacaacaacaacaacaacccaaTGAACAAATGAACAACAACATCCAACAACAGAGCTCAGTGAATGAAGCGActtcacaacaacaacaacagccaACGAAATCTTATCCTCGGGCTAAAAAGAGCAGGCAAGAGGGAATCTCTGGTAAGAAGAAGTCCTTTCAACCATTCTCAGcggttgatgatgatgatgatgatgataatgacaAGATCAACAATGCTGCACCACCTACTGAGGAAATGATGACGACAACCACAACCACGACAACAACTGTTACTCAGACAACGAGAGATGGAGCAGGAGT
- the LOC103249168 gene encoding protein EARLY FLOWERING 3, with product MKRGKEEEKRLEPMFPRLHVKDAEKGGPRAPPRNKMALYEQLSIPSQRFTSSDRVGGSLPPNTSPLLPPGPSSNQGTDNFVTQMPLMENVRTTSAQHDHQRKIAREEDDFAVPVFINSRRPGRGKSGLKRGVGLAANSATEDMDLASTSDRVDDGRINNGVESHMEASEEEGHGNLNDEYCTSGGGGYTSLQQEINNEEEASDDNSMVDSVSSLDVSPDEVVGVLGQKRFWRARKAIAKEGHSYIVQGACRDSLWILYCVFLASACWNMSPVSVCQQRVFAVQLFELHRLIKVQRLIAASPDVLVDDMSYVGKVAAKSYPVKKLHLPSGFLVKPPLPQVIKHRSSDYSEKTDQHKMECSAENVVGRLPNQGQGHHHQQPSNYMMPFATNQPNANGCYYPPQPPPPSGGNQQWLIPVMSPSEGLIYKPHPGPGPGHTGLVCGGYYGHFMPAPMFMGGGGGQPPPFHPGMGFPSHGNGYFPPYGGIMMNPYYSGQQQQQQPNEQMNNNIQQQSSVNEATSQQQQQPTKSYPRAKKSRQEGISGKKKSFQPFSAVDDDDDDDNDKINNAAPPTEEMMTTTTTTTTTVTQTTRDGAGVTRVIKVVPHNANLASENAARIFRSIQEERKQYYP from the exons atgaAGAGagggaaagaagaagagaagagattgGAACCGATGTTCCCTAGGCTACATGTGAAGGATGCAGAGAAAGGAGGGCCAAGAGCTCCTCCAAGAAACAAGATGGCTCTCTATGAGCAACTCAGCATCCCTTCTCAGAGGTTTACTAGTAGTGATCGTGTTGGGGGGTCTTTGCCCCCTAACACCTCCCCTTTGCTTCCTCCTGGACCATCATCTAACCAG GGAACTGATAACTTTGTCACGCAAATGCCCTTGATGGAAAATGTGCGGACTACTTCAGCACAGCATGATCATCAGAGGAAAATAGCTAGAGAGGAAGATGATTTCGCTGTTCCTGTATTTATTAACTCTAGAAGACCTGGCAGAGGCAAGAGTGGCTTAAAGCGAGGTGTTGGCTTGGCAGCTAACTCAGCTACTGAGGATATGGATCTTGCATCGACTAGTGACCGAGTAGATGATGGACGCATTAATAATGGAGTTGAGTCTCACATGGAGGCATCGGAAGAAGAAGGTCATGGTAATCTTAATGATGAGTACTGTACAAGTGGAGGAGGAGGATACACCTCTCTGCAACAAGAGATAAATAATGAAGAGGAGGCGAGTGATGATAATTCGATGGTGGATTCTGTTTCCAGCTTAGATGTCTCTCCTGATGAGGTTGTGGGAGTTTTGGGTCAAAAACGTTTCTGGAGAGCAAGGAAAGCTATTGCCAA GGAGGGACATTCGTACATAGTGCAAGGTGCCTGCCGAGACAGTTTATGGATTTTATACTGTGTCTTCTTAGCATCTGCTTGTTGGAACATGTCCCCTGTCTCGGTTTG TCAACAAAGAGTATTTGCTGTTCAACTGTTTGAGCTGCACAGGCTGATTAAG GTACAAAGACTAATTGCTGCATCACCGGATGTTTTGGTCGATGACATGAGTTATGTTGGAAAAGTTGCTGCTAAAAGCTATCCAGTGAAGAAGCTCCACCTTCCATCAGGGTTTTTAGTAAAGCCTCCTCTACCACAGGTTATCAAACACAGAAGCAGCGACTACTCGGAGAAGACTGACCAACATAAAATGGAATGCTCAGCTGAGAACGTAGTTGGGAGGCTGCCAAACCAAGGTCAaggtcatcatcatcaacaacctTCCAACTACATGATGCCTTTTGCGACCAACCAACCCAATGCAAATGGATGTTACTATCCCCCTCAGCCTCCTCCTCCTTCGGGAGGTAACCAGCAATGGTTGATCCCTGTAATGTCTCCTTCCGAAGGGCTGATATACAAGCCGCACCCAGGTCCAGGTCCGGGGCACACAGGGCTGGTCTGTGGAGGGTATTATGGTCATTTCATGCCTGCACCAATGTTCatgggtggtggtggtggtcagCCTCCTCCGTTTCACCCGGGCATGGGATTCCCATCTCATGGTAATGGCTACTTTCCTCCATATGGTGGTATCATGATGAACCCTTACTATTCcggacaacaacaacaacaacaacccaaTGAACAAATGAACAACAACATCCAACAACAGAGCTCAGTGAATGAAGCGActtcacaacaacaacaacagccaACGAAATCTTATCCTCGGGCTAAAAAGAGCAGGCAAGAGGGAATCTCTGGTAAGAAGAAGTCCTTTCAACCATTCTCAGcggttgatgatgatgatgatgatgataatgacaAGATCAACAATGCTGCACCACCTACTGAGGAAATGATGACGACAACCACAACCACGACAACAACTGTTACTCAGACAACGAGAGATGGAGCAGGAGT